The following are encoded in a window of Impatiens glandulifera chromosome 5, dImpGla2.1, whole genome shotgun sequence genomic DNA:
- the LOC124940401 gene encoding uncharacterized protein LOC124940401 produces MNSKNSSSSSSFTTDLFGSINPSASSSSGIFDAIFAPSSSKVLGRDFPLSGKTEQKEGKLTGKTDSDSDITGEKINVPLNEDRTPLYGEEGHPCHYSSSIYYGGPDLYSNPKNNQSSSVYSSSTFCKKEGEDDSNSVSRGNWWQGSLYY; encoded by the exons ATGAATAGCAAGaattcatcatcttcttcttcctttacTACTGATCTATTCGGTTCAATAAATCCCTCTGCTTCTTCATCTTCAGGGATTTTTGATGCAATTTTCGCCCCTTCTTCTTCAAAG GTTCTTGGAAGGGATTTCCCGTTGTCGGGTAAAACAGAACAGAAAGAAGGAAAACTTACCGGAAAAACCGACAGTGATTCAG ACATAACTGGAGAGAAGATTAATGTGCCTTTAAATGAAGATAGGACTCCTCTTTATGGTGAAGAAGGGCATCCATGCCATTACAGTTCATCCATTTATTATGGAGGACCAGATCTCTATTCAAACCCTAAAAATAACCAGTCTTCTTCTGTTTACTCCTCCTCAACC TTCTGTAAGAAGGAAGGAGAAGATGATTCCAACAGTGTTTCCAGAGGCAATTGGTGGCAAG GTTCTCTTTATTACTAA